A single region of the Oryzias melastigma strain HK-1 linkage group LG23, ASM292280v2, whole genome shotgun sequence genome encodes:
- the LOC112154652 gene encoding sorting nexin-4 translates to MMAENGKDEAAASDGESADGTSSSLTVERDSNLLRRMEICVAEAEKRSGKNAIGMQETFTVYLIETRPADAAAEGRAQPPDSVWRRYSEFELLRAYLILTYPFFVAPPLPEKRAEFVWHKLSADNMDPDFVERRRIGLENFLLRVASHPGLSNDKILYRFLTEEPCWKEAVYETGFQDKADSRLRAFGATFRVRSPQKCFIDMKQYSEELQSHTSQLLRARARVADRVYAVYKVHGNYGRVFSEWSGVEKVMGDGLQSAGHHMDSYAASIDEILEEEEHYADQLKEYLCYAEALRAVCRKHELTQFELETASQDLITKKQQRDELATGMVRTFSFKGVTNKLFGQEAPEQREARLTMLDELIAEAEDSVRVKTAEREEHVQKAWADILRFKEEKDKDLREALLSYAAMQINMCKKGIQVWSNTRESFLKM, encoded by the exons ATGATGGCGGAGAACGGGAAGGATGAGGCGGCGGCGTCCGACGGGGAGTCCGCGGACGGGACCTCCAGCAGCTTGACG GTGGAGCGGGACTCGAACCTGCTGCGCCGGATGGAGATCTGCGTGGCCGAGGCCGAGAAGCGGAGCGGGAAGAACGCCATCGGCATGCAGGAGACGTTCACGGTCTACCTGATCGAGACCAG ACCCGCGGATGCAGCTGCGGAGGGCCGCGCGCAGCCTCCCGACTCCGTGTGGAGGAGATACAGCGAGTTCGAGCTCCTCAGGGCCTACCTGATCCTGACCTACCCGTTCTTCGTGGCTCCTCCTCTGCCCGAGAAGAGG GCAGAGTTTGTGTGGCACAAGCTGTCAGCGGACAACATGGACCCGGATTTTGTGGAGCGGCGCCGGATCGGGCTGGAGAACTTCCTGCTGCGTGTAGCTTCTCATCCAGGACTCTCCAACGACAAGATTCTGTATCGCTTCCTCACTGAG GAACCTTGCTGGAAAGAAGCCGTGTATGAGACAGGATTTCAGGATAAG gccGACTCCAGACTGAGAGCGTTTGGAGCCACCTTCAGGGTCAGGAGTCCACAGAA gtGCTTCATAGACATGAAGCAGTACAGCGAGGAGCTGCAGAGTCACACGTCTCAGCTGCTCCGAGCGCGAGCT AGGGTTGCAGACAGAGTCTACGCAGTCTACAAAGTCCATGGGAACTACGGCAGAGTCTTCAG TGAGTGGAGCGGCGTGGAGAAGGTGATGGGAGATGGACTACAGAGCGCCGGCCATCACATGGACTC ATATGCTGCATCCATAGATGAgatcctggaggaggaggagcattATGCAGACCAGCTGAAGGAGTATTTGTGCTACGCTGAGGCCCTGAG GGCGGTGTGCAGGAAACACGAGCTGACCCAGTTCGAGCTGGAGACCGCCTCCCAGGACCTCATCACTAAGAAGCAGCAGCGGGACGAGTTGGCCACAGGG ATGGTGCGCACGTTCTCCTTCAAAGGCGTGACCAACAAGCTGTTTGGGCAGGAGGCCCCGGAGCAGCGGGAGGCGCGCCTCACCATGCTGGATGAGCTGATCGCAGAGGCGGAGGACAGCGTGAGGGTCAAAACGGCTGAACGCGA GGAGCACGTGCAGAAGGCGTGGGCGGACATCCTGCGCTTTAAAGAGGAGAAGGACAAAGATCTGCGAGAAGCGCTGCTCAGCTACGCTGCCATGCAGATCAACATGTGCAAGAAG GGAATACAAGTCTGGAGCAACACCAGGGAGAGCTTCCTGAAGATGTGA
- the ttll12 gene encoding tubulin--tyrosine ligase-like protein 12 yields the protein MSSEDDEEEQFAAFVALHAAALSSSGVPRVFWNSLFHKITHEVFDAGEVFGILQFREEEEETETKSNPAADVRCKVVVTRESGLQVSDPNSIFLVDHAWTYRVEHARQQLEQIPGLLPRMASLMGVDFHGEVPSPEIVELILERMWKYNQTYQLSQGSAEEKVPVWYIMDEFGSQVQHSDRPSCAMFPFFHIPSQVAYTILWPLQDLQEGDEVTRDFSYGESNPLLRRCRLLPWKPDALEGVSGAVIEPTDSYYEAIALENQEKLPVEVQAPSFPGDKIYKVFSELSQVTNNLTHPRFQLTGEEEEADILWSYNHIKDFRKLSEERPHVLLNQFPCESLVTVKDCLASVARRVRGGPLPDWLPETFNLQTELPQFVKCFQQRQQRGEDNHWICKPWNLARGLDTHITNNLDYIIRQRESTPKVVCKYIDDPVLFHREEVGLVKFDVRYMLMLRSVRPLRLYAYHVFWLRFANKAFSLDHLDDYQKHFTVMNYTEGVELKQVHFNDFIPMFERQYPLHPWKEVEAQLFTAFRELFQAASSRPPPFGICPYSSSRAIYAADVMLKWTRGPDGERSMQPQILELNFSPDCARACLYHPDFYNHMFQALFLDQPDGLPLTRIL from the exons ATGTCATCagaggatgatgaggaggagcagTTCGCGGCCTTCGTGGCGCTGCACGCGGCCGCGCTGAGCTCTTCCGGCGTCCCGCGTGTCTTCTGGAACAGCCTCTTCCACAAAATCACCCACGAG GTCTTTGATGCTGGGGAGGTTTTCGGGATCCTGCAGTTccgagaggaagaggaggaaactgAGACGAAGAGCAACCCTGCAGCTGACGTCAGGTGTAAGGTGGTGGTCACCCGGGAGAGCGGCCTGCAGGTCTCAGACCCTAACAG CATCTTCCTGGTCGATCACGCCTGGACGTACCGCGTGGAACATGCCCGGCAGCAGCTGGAGCAGATCCCGGGACTGCTGCCCCGAATGGCCTCCCTCATGGGGGTGGACTTTCACGGGGAGGTCCCCTCTCCAGAAATTGTGGAGTTAATATTGGAACGAATGTGGAAGTACAACCAGACTTACCAGCTGTCTCAAGGG TCAGCCGAGGAGAAGGTCCCGGTCTGGTACATCATGGATGAGTTTGGCTCCCAAGTGCAACACTCGGACCGTCCCAGCTGTGCCATGTTCCCCTTCTTTCACATCCCCAGCCAGGTGGCCTACACCATCCTCTGGCCTCTGCAGGACCTACAGGAAGGAG ATGAAGTCACCCGGGATTTTTCCTACGGGGAGTCCAACCCACTCCTGAGGCGGTGCCGgctgttaccatggaaaccagATGCGCTGGAGGGGGTGAGCGGCGCGGTGATCGAGCCTACTGACTCCTACTATGAG GCGATTGCTCTGGAAAACCAGGAGAAACTTCCAGTGGAAGTCCAAGCTCCATCCTTTCCCGGAGACAAAATCTACAA agttTTCTCAGAATTATCCCAAGTGACCAACAACCTGACCCACCCCCGTTTTCAGCTGAcgggtgaggaggaggaggccgaCATCCTCTGGAGCTACAACCACATCAAGGACTTCAG GAAGCTGAGCGAGGAGCGGCCGCACGTCCTGCTGAACCAGTTCCCCTGCGAGAGCCTGGTCACCGTGAAGGACTGCCTCGCTTCTGTGGCTCGTAGGGTGAGAGGCGGGCCCCTCCCTGACTGGCTCCCCGAAACCTTCAACCTGCAGACCGAACTGCCACAGTTTGTCAAGTGCTTCCAGCAGAGGCAGCAAAG GGGGGAGGACAACCACTGGATCTGTAAGCCCTGGAATTTGGCCCGTGGGCTGGACACGCACATCACCAACAACCTGGACTACATCATCAGGCAGAGAGAGAGCACCCCCAAG GTGGTGTGTAAGTACATTGATGATCCGGTGCTGTTCCACAGGGAGGAGGTGGGGTTGGTGAAGTTTGACGTTCGGTACATGCTGATGCTGCGCTCGGTGCGGCCTCTGCGACTCTACGCGTACCATGTGTTCTGGCTTCGATTCGCCAACAA GGCCTTCTCGTTGGACCACCTGGACGATTACCAGAAGCACTTCACCGTCATGAACTACACCGAGGGCGTGGAGCTCAAACAG GTGCACTTCAACGACTTCATCCCCATGTTTGAGAGGCAGTATCCACTACATCCCTGGAAAGAGGTGGAG GCTCAGCTCTTCACAGCCTTCAGAGAACTCTTTCAGGCAGCTTCTTCTCGGCCGCCTCCGTTTGGCATCTGTCCGTACAGCTCGTCTCGAGCCATCTATGCTGCAGACGTCATGCTGAAGTGGACCAGAGGACCAGATG GTGAGCGGTCCATGCAGCCTCAGATCCTGGAGCTTAACTTCAGTCCGGACTGCGCGCGGGCCTGCCTCTACCATCCGGACTTCTACAACCACATGTTCCAGGCGCTGTTCCTGGATCAGCCGGACGGCCTTCCGCTCACTCGCATCCTGTGA